The following DNA comes from Naumovozyma castellii chromosome 4, complete genome.
CAATGTACTTAGATTTGTAGTTTATTCCAAGATGTTAATGAATCAACATTGAATATCATGTGATCAGTTGATGATCTGCAGGAAAACAGTTTGAACCCTAACTTTGTATTAAATAGGCAACTTGGCCGAGTGGTTAAGGCGAAAGATTAGAAATCTTTTGGGCTTTGCCCGCGCAGGTTCGAGTCCTGCAGTTGtcgttattttttttgaacAATCTTCAAGTCAAGGACGGAGATAACTGAAAAACAGATGTTATCAGTAGTCAAAGGAGCACTACAAGGTTGATTGAGAAGCTTCCAAAGTAGGAAGACGAGTACGAGTTTCACCATGTTAAGATCCTTATTATCGATATCAATACCTTCGAGGTGCTACCAGAAAGTAGCAGCCTCTTCAGGCAAAAGAATTCCTATATATCCACCAGTCGACCAAGCTTCGACCTTAAAAACAGGAACTTTACTAAACAAACTGGCGGACATCGAAGTTGATACAAGGCTGGATCCTCTAGGATGGAGACGGAAGCTATTACAGAAGGGACCAAAGGAGTCTGTAAGTTCGGGAGATATTGTGAGAGTTGTATATGATTCTAAGAAATGTTCGAATGATAATTTTGTTGGATATGTGATATCTGTAgatagaaaaaaatatgacCAAGATGCCTCTCTTCTGTTGAGAAATCAAATAGCAAAGACATATGTTGAATTGAGAGTTCCAGTGTTCTCACCACTTGTGGAGAGAATTGATTTATTGAGAAAGAATAACggaaagagaaagagaaacaaGCATTACTACATTAGAGGAACCAAATTGGATGTTCCTGATTTGGAAGCCGGTATgaggaaaaagaaatagaaTCCTCCTGTATATCATATATGAAGAGCAtgtaaatataataaagtAAGACTCTTGCACCGACAGTCGGTTCTACAGCTAATTACTTCACAATTTATAAAACTCATAGAAACTAtaacaatatattttcGAGGTTTGGGAAATTTTAACAGTAGAGAGCTTTTTATGGATTCATAACGAGACTACAGCCAGTATATGGGCAAGCAGTAAGGTTGAAAGTCAAGTGTACTGCTCGGATAAATCTTAAACAATGGTTAGCAAATGATCAAGAACCGTTCAACAAATGGTAGTTTGGCAATTACTGGTACAtggatatatatatatatttaaactTTTCCCATCCATAGTATTTATGTTAAAAGCGTAAAGAAAGACTATCtttcattgaaaagaatatatgaATACAACGTCAGTAAATACTTATTTTGCTATATGGAACAAAGGAAATATAAAACACCTGGTTTACATATTATTACCGACTTTCCAATCACCCTTAAAACCTCTTGCAGGATTATTctccatatttttttgtttatctCATCATCCTTCATACTGAAACCAAGAGTATTGTTATCTTGATGTGGTGGCAGATTCATGCCACGACCCTCCCCTTGAGGATTTACCATAAACTCTTCATCTTTGGTGTCCCATTCTTGGAATGCCATACCTGTTTCTTTTTTACCTTGCTTACCTTTTGAAACCATTATATTTGagttatttcttttttagTTATGTAGCACCCAAAATTGAAGGACATATTAAAcaaatataaaattaattaaaagCAAGTATTTATATTGAAGAGCATATTTTTGACATGCCTCAAGCTACTCAATTGGACCTCTGATAAACCCCTATATTATCCTGGAGATAGCCAATAAGCGGGAAACAGCAATTAAgatcaaaaataaaatctaGACCATAACGTCGGTGGTACTGGACAAAAGATGTTATTGGGCAGACTAAAAGAAGGGATGTATTCGTTCATTCATGATTACATGCTGAGACACttaagaaaaagaggaTGTTCCAGAGGGGAAGGGGACAGTTAACTGGTCAAATGAGCGCGCCGTATAATCGACAGAACTATGGAACGAAAAATGGATAGAGCTATTAAATGACGTGGGTTCAACAATTTACTCTTTAATTTTAGAATTTGCACCTTAATGGAACGAGTACCATTTCAGCCACGCTCCAAATCATTGTTTTTCCCCCCTGATATACTCATTTGGTATGTTGCAAATTACAAGGGTAATTGAATACTATGTATAAAAACTGGAGATCAACAAAACTCATCTACAATACATTCTTATCTCCCaccaagaaaataaaatatcaaaGTGGTCAATATGAGTGATAAAAACGCTAACGTCTCGGAAATGTTTCAACAGGCAAAGGAAATGCTTGAAGGTAAAGCTAATGCAGCTAGTGAAGGAATGAAAAACATGGCCTCCCCTGAAAGTAAGGAAAAAATGAAGACAAAAGGCCAGGATATGGAAAAGAAAGCTCAAGATTCGTATAATAAACTAAGAGGTGCTGGGAAGCAAGAACAAACAAAGGAAAGACaagataaagatgaattgatGGATCATTGATCGAAGTTTTTTTTCTGCAATGTATTGAATTAtcacatatatatttatttaagaagctattcaaatcatcattttaAAAGTACATATCCTTTACTGAATGACGGATGAACGTAAGTGGAAAAAAACTTGtccaaacaataataagaatTAATAATCATTATTGTATGAATCATTGTTGCCACGACccaaatcattatttgatccataattattatcattaccGTAGGAATCATCATTAGACGATCTATTACCATAGGAATTCTTGTTAGAAGAACCATAAGAATCGTCATTGTCGTCATTACCATATGAACTATTCTTGTTGGCAGAACCATAGCTGTCATTATTGTTACTCCCATATGAATCGGTATTGTCGTCATTACCGTAGGAACTTTTTTTGTTAGAGGAACCATATGAATCGTTGTTATTAGACGAGCCATATGAATCATTCTTATTAGAAGAACCATatgaattattgttatcatCGTTACCATAagaattcttcttgttggAGGAACCATATGAATCGGTATTGTCGTCATTACCATAAGAACTTTTTTTGTTAGAGGAACCATATGAATCGTTGTTATTAGATGAGCCATATGAATCATTCTTATTAGAAGAACCATatgaattattgttatcatCGTTACCATAagaattcttcttgttggAGGAACCATATGAATCGGTATTGTCGTCATTACCATAAGAACTTTTCTTGTTAGAGGAACCATATGAATCGTTGTTATCATCGTTACCATAGGAACTTTTTTTGTTGGAAGATCCATATGAATCGTTGATATTAGAAGATCCATAGGAATCAGTGTTATCATCGTTACCATAGGAACTCTTTTTGTTGGAAGATCCATATGAATCGTTGTTATTAGATGATCCATAGGAGTCAGTATTGTCGTCATTACCATAAGAGCTCTTCTTGTTGGAAGATCCATAGGAGTCGTCGTTATTAGATGATCCATAGGAGTCGGTATTGTCGTCATTACCATAAGAGCTCTTCTTGTTGGAAGATCCATAGGAGTCGTCGTTATTAGATGATCCATAGGAGTCGGTATTGTCGTCATTACCATAAGAGCTCTTCTTGTTGGAAGATCCATAGGAGTCGTCGTTATTAGATGATCCATAGGAGTCGGTATTGTCATCATTACCATAAGAGCTCTTCTTGTTGGAAGATCCATAAGAGTCAGTGttattatcatcaccatAAGAACTCTTCTTGTTAGAGGAACCATAGGAATCATTGTTATCATCGTTACCGTATGAGCTCTTCTTGTTTGATGAGCCATAGCTGtcattattagaagaaCCATATGAGtcattgttattgttatcatATGAGTCAGCATTATTGGAGGAACCGTACGAatcattattgttattgtcaTTCCCGTAAGAATTGTCGTTATTGGAAGAACCATAAGAATCgttattgttgttactgCTACCATACGAAtcatcattgttattattatcatcactGATGGAGGTCtttgaaaacttttcaCGGACCTTAGATTCCAATTTCTCAAAGTTGTCTTCACCAATCTTGTTCTTGACCTTGTCGACGTTTTCTTGGCCGACTAGTTTCTCTGCCTTAGAGACATAGTCGTCAGTTCCGCTGTTGTAGTTATTGCTTCCGTTATTGTTGTCATTGTTACTATAGCTATTATCATTGTTACCATAgttattatcattgttattgttgttactATTATTTTGGTAATCGTTTTGTCCATTACCTTGGCCGTTGTTTTGACCATTATTCTGGCTATTGTTGCTACTAGCAAACTCCTTAACTTTATCAAAAAAACCCATTGTTTACTAATTGATTATATTACACTCTAACCAAGAGTTACTTAATaagagaagaattgaaggGAATTGTTCTTCCATGTCCTAAAAATGTTCTTTATATATGAATAAATCGATCTAGTTCCGGCGCTCGAGATCACATTCCTCGAGActaatgaataattttctgTGGCGCCcctgaaaaaaaaaatgacGGCATTCTTTTCTTGGCGAAAATCGACAGACAATGAAACAAATTCCTTTGTCTCAGCCAGAACAATAGTTACTTCAAAAGATATAAAAGTAGGCGATGCACTCGGTCCTCAAATACCAGTCAAACTCTGCTGTAACCATCCAATAGTTCTTTTCTTAAGAACACCCTTCTCGTCCCTGTAGACTCGTCTTTCCTCCAGAATATCAATCATTTCGTCCGCGGTTTTGCCCTTCTCAATACCGTTTAAGATAAACTTGTATAACCTTTTTCTCCTCGAAAAAGTCTTCTTATTTCTCATCAACCTCCATTTATttccatatttttcttccagAAACCGTATTGATGGATTTCCATTCACTCCATACAAGTATTCCACCCATATAGTTCTTACACTACTCGGAGCCTTGATCAATGTATAATTTAAGTCAGGCCTTGTGGAATCATTCATTTCTACGTCTCCACGATTAACCATAGCATTTGCCTTACTTTCCCCATTGACACTATTGTTTCCAACACCATTGCCAGTATTAATAGAATTTAGGTCCTTTGATGCAGATAATATGGGGACCAATCtattattttgtaatttagagtctattctttttcttttcttcttgttagatttcttcttattatttCCTGACTTTGTTGGATCCATTACATCCTCATCgatttcatcttcttcatcatcgtccAAGGAATCATAATCATCTTCCacgtcttcttcttcatcatctgtgAAATCTTCCTCGTCATCATCTTGTgttgattttattttggtCTTGGGCCTACCCTCATCCTCgtcctcatcatcatcttcttgatACCCTTCTTCATCTACCCCTCCATTACTATGACTACTGTTTCGCCTAGGTCGTGATCCACTGCCGgcattgttattattactattgttattattattgctgCTAGTTGGTGGCATATTCATTTGATTAGTCAATggattattattgttgtttgcCACATTACTACGTTTCAAAGCATTAGGATTCATCTTTCGAAATTGCATCAAATTACTTATATTACTCTCACTCATACTATGAATAAGATGATTTATATTAGGCTCAACGTTGTTCATCGGTGTGTCTGTAATAGGGACATTCAAGTTCAAATTTGGGTTTGCAGAAGTGGAGGTGGAAGGCATGACGacatttcttttccttctcttgaTCCCATTGGGATTCAGTACAAATGAATAATCATCTTTCCTTAGATTGGTACCCCCGTTCATAATATTCGTATTACTAACATTGTGATTCAACGGCGTATCGTTAAACAGAAGGGGATTTGTTCCTGTACTTTGAGCAGAATTAGATTCTGACCGTACTTTAATCTTTTGTAAATAGGTCGCACTCACATTCGTTATGGAATTTAGTAAGTCAATGACGAATGACTTCTGATCAGTGTTTTGGTTCATGAAATTCTCCATTAGTTGAGAATTCCCCTCCATCTGCTTCATCAACTTGGTAAAATTCTCTTCCATCTTAATCATCCTCGTAGACATTTCCTCcattctttgaaacaaaCGTAATTGATCCTCCGAGGTCAAGGGCGTCTTTGTTTCCCTAGATGAGGTTCCTGTTGAAGTCACGACAGAATGTGGAGCGGCTCCTGGTACTGCTGATGTGGTATCTAATTCTGGTAAATTTGTATGTGAGCGGTCATGTGCAGGgttcattaataatgaacttGCCATATTAGCGGATGTTATCACGGGTTCTATACTCGACCCCTTCGCACTTGATGTGGGATCAGTCTGCAACATGTTTAAAATCTGCTTTGTTATGGCATTTGTGGATGGAACTTCACCATTGCAATTGTTAGTTGCCGTTGTCCCTGTTGCTGCTtctgttgctgctgctgctgcaTTATGAAGAGGCGAGGCTAACAGACCATTAGGTCTTTGCATTTGATTcttagatgatgaagtcAGATTATTTGTCAAATTGGTGATGGATGCATCTGAGCCCAAATCGAAATTCAATCCCAAGGATTGCTCTCGCAATGCAGGGTCCACCTCTGTGTTGGTATTCTGTCCCACAGTAGCGTTATTGCCATGGATATGGCTGTTGTTCTCGCGGAGATTGGCAGAGAGCATTGCTTGTTCGGTTATACACACAGTTGAATGAGTAAATACCAATGAATCTGAGCAGTTGTGTGAGATCTGTCTCTCTCTATGTGTCTGCAGGCCCattttgtatttttcatcaatacTGAATAAATGTCCTGACGGGTTTTCGTCATCCTCCATTCCATGCACGCATCGCGTTTTGCACCGCGGCTTTGCTAGAAATCCGTCTCTACATTATATTCGTGGCATCCATACAATATTGGAATGGACGTATCACAGTGATAATTGATATGCTGTTTACCTTGATTTTATAACGGTTAGCAATTAATAAACATGtatataatgaaatgacgcaagaaaaaaaagttgGGTTCCATCCGGGTTATACCTATAACCCTATTTTACAGCCCTAAAGTGTAAATTTATAGTTTTTAAGACCTAATATAACAAAAGCGTTTGCCCTCTTAATTAGCCCCCCTTCCTTAGGGTTTGGTTAGGGctgtttttctttgtttttatttccCTTTTCATTTCTCCTCACGGACTGCTTACTTCAACAAAAAAGTAAAATACGTTTCTTGTCgatcaatcaatcaatggCATTCACCTTTTTATAATTAGCAATTCGATTTACATCTTGAAATTTACCCACTCCTCTCACTTCGTCATCAAACAGCCTCATCCACTATAAATATTACATCCTTTACCATCGTTGGGCTCAACAATATTCTATTACCTCCAAGAACAACTAACTTTCGTTCGAGAAATTATCGTTAACTCAACTCtgaaaaaaaggaaaaaatttcCATTACTACAATAACTAAACCAACagcttcatcatcctcGCTATACCAAGTAACGAATAAACAGCTATCATGAAACTTATCTCGAGGTCATGGTGTTGCCTCTTCACAACCATCCTCATTCTCATATCACATACAGTCTCCGCAAAGAGAAAACTAGTCGCTACATCCTTAGTCACATGTATGGATGGATCTCAACTGTCAGCAAACAGTTTCGATGTCATCTTCAACCCGGATGATAGGTCCCTACATTATACCTTAGATATGACTACACAAATCGATTCATATATCACCGCCGACATCGACGTTTATGCATACGGATTTAAGATCATTACCAAGAACGTTGACCTTTGTAACATTaattggaaacaattttGTCCCGTACATCCAGGTGCCATCCAAATCGACTCCATAGAATACATCTCCAAGGAATACGTCGACGAAATCCCAGGGATCGCATATAATGTTCCAGACATCGATGCTTATGCCAAGATAAAGGTCTTTAACAGAGATGACAAGTCCCAGTACTTAGCTTGTATCCAAATCTTTTTCTCCAATGGGAAAACTGTTAACCAGACAGGTGTTAAATGGGCTACGGCAGTCGTGGCAGGTATCgggttattattatcagcTATCCTTTCCACATTTGGGAATTCCATTGCTGCATCCCATATCTCAGCTAATACTATGTCTCTTTTTTTGTATTTCCAAAGTGTAGCTGTCATTGGTATGTTACATGTCCATAGAGTGCCCCCCATTGCTGCCGCATGGGTGGAAAACTTAGTCTGGTCCATGGGGTTAATCAAGATTAATTTCATGCAAAGAATCTTCCGTTGGTATGTACAATCCACTGGCGGGACCCCCACCTTGTATTTGACTGCAACAACTATGTCTGTCCTTACTCAAAGAagttttgaatatttggagCAGATGGAAGTCTTCAAGAGAGCAGTTGATGTCCTTTACGGGAATCAAAATACTCTGATCTTTAGAGGTATCAAGAGATTGGCTTACAGAATGGGTATAGAAAATACTGCTGTGGTCTGCACTGGGTTTACATTCTTCGTTCTTTGTGGTTACGTCCTTGCTggatttattatcatttgcAAATATTCTGTGGAATTGGGTATTAGACTCGGTTGGATTcataataagaataaactACTAGGATTTAGGACAAATTGGAGAATCATTTTGAAAGGTTCACTTTTAAGATATATCTATATTGGGTTCGTGCAGTTGACCATTCTAAGCCTTTGGGAATTTACAGAGAGAGATTCAGCTGCTGTCATTGTTATTGCATGTCTGTTCCTTATCTTATCCATTGGATTAATGCTTTGGGCTGCATATAGAACCGTTTATTTTGCaagaaaatcaattaatatCTATAATAACCCAGCTGCTTTACTATACGGTGATCAATACGTTCTGGACAAATATGGGTTCTTCTATACCATGTTTAATGCTAAACATTATTGGTGGAACGTATTGTTATTATCCTATGTCTTTgtcaaatcattatttgtgGGTTTAGCACAAGCATCAGGACAGACACAAGCATTGGTCATTTGGATCATTGATTTATTCTATTTTGTTGccattatttattacaaGCCTTACTTGGATAAACCAACCAATATTTTAAACATTCTAATTGCTACAGTAACAGTGgttaattcatttttattccTGTTCTTCTCAGATCTTTTCGGTCAAAGTTACGCTGTATCAGCTATCATGGGTTGggttttctttattttgaatgccgcattttcatttatcttattaatgatgattttagCATTCACTGGATTAATGATCTTTTCCAAGAACCCAGATATTAGATTCAAACCTGCTAAGGATGACAGAAATTCATTCCAAAGAAACTCTATCAATCCAGATGGAATGGTCGATGACAAGGTCGCCAATGAATTACTGGCATTAGGTAATGTGGCTAACTCtcataaagaaaattgggCTGATCAATTAAATACAAATGTTAACGTGGAAGACACACAAATACCTAATGTGGACTCTTACAATGAAGAACACATGGGTATATCATCGTCCACAAATGATACAAGTAATTTATCGTCCggtgataatgaaaaattgcCATTGACCTCATTCCCTCAAAAACTACTACGTAAATtatcaatgaagaagaacgaaaaatccaaaaagAATGGCTCAACAGATCACTTGGGCCTAACAAAATCAGAGAATATGTCCACAGATGAACTTTCTACTGAGCCAACAAGTCGGAAGCCATACCCTGGTATAGCATCACATACAAGAGGAGCATCAGATTCCCATAATGGACTTATGACTTCATTCGAACGAGAACAAGATCCTTTCCATTTGGAGGAACCaaacattaatgaaaatcCATTCGATgatcaaaatcttcaaagtGCCTCACCTAGTGTCAGTGCTTTGAACAATAAGGATGGAAGTCTAGATACAATGCCAGTCTCAGAAAATGTGGCAAAGGCGACAAATCTCTTCAGTGATTCAACATTCTTGTGATAGTGTTTTTATATCTCAAGCATCATAACTTATTTTACCCCTTCGCTCTCACCAAGTTTTCAATGAAAACAACATTTAGTTCCAAACTCttcatttccttttccaaCGACTTACGTTTCCTAACTGACATTtgcaataatttttttcaaactttGTTTATTCATTTGCTATTTTGTTTTACTTCTTTTCTATTATAA
Coding sequences within:
- the DDR48 gene encoding DNA damage-responsive protein 48 (ancestral locus Anc_6.244) translates to MGFFDKVKEFASSNNSQNNGQNNGQGNGQNDYQNNSNNNNNDNNYGNNDNSYSNNDNNNGSNNYNSGTDDYVSKAEKLVGQENVDKVKNKIGEDNFEKLESKVREKFSKTSISDDNNNNDDSYGSSNNNNDSYGSSNNDNSYGNDNNNNDSYGSSNNADSYDNNNNDSYGSSNNDSYGSSNKKSSYGNDDNNDSYGSSNKKSSYGDDNNTDSYGSSNKKSSYGNDDNTDSYGSSNNDDSYGSSNKKSSYGNDDNTDSYGSSNNDDSYGSSNKKSSYGNDDNTDSYGSSNNDDSYGSSNKKSSYGNDDNTDSYGSSNNNDSYGSSNKKSSYGNDDNTDSYGSSNINDSYGSSNKKSSYGNDDNNDSYGSSNKKSSYGNDDNTDSYGSSNKKNSYGNDDNNNSYGSSNKNDSYGSSNNNDSYGSSNKKSSYGNDDNTDSYGSSNKKNSYGNDDNNNSYGSSNKNDSYGSSNNNDSYGSSNKKSSYGNDDNTDSYGSNNNDSYGSANKNSSYGNDDNDDSYGSSNKNSYGNRSSNDDSYGNDNNYGSNNDLGRGNNDSYNNDY
- the PAI3 gene encoding Pai3p (ancestral locus Anc_6.245); this encodes MSDKNANVSEMFQQAKEMLEGKANAASEGMKNMASPESKEKMKTKGQDMEKKAQDSYNKLRGAGKQEQTKERQDKDELMDH
- the IMG1 gene encoding mitochondrial 54S ribosomal protein bL19m (ancestral locus Anc_6.315) → MLRSLLSISIPSRCYQKVAASSGKRIPIYPPVDQASTLKTGTLLNKLADIEVDTRLDPLGWRRKLLQKGPKESVSSGDIVRVVYDSKKCSNDNFVGYVISVDRKKYDQDASLLLRNQIAKTYVELRVPVFSPLVERIDLLRKNNGKRKRNKHYYIRGTKLDVPDLEAGMRKKK
- the HOT1 gene encoding Hot1p (ancestral locus Anc_6.243), whose amino-acid sequence is MEDDENPSGHLFSIDEKYKMGLQTHRERQISHNCSDSLVFTHSTVCITEQAMLSANLRENNSHIHGNNATVGQNTNTEVDPALREQSLGLNFDLGSDASITNLTNNLTSSSKNQMQRPNGLLASPLHNAAAAATEAATGTTATNNCNGEVPSTNAITKQILNMLQTDPTSSAKGSSIEPVITSANMASSLLMNPAHDRSHTNLPELDTTSAVPGAAPHSVVTSTGTSSRETKTPLTSEDQLRLFQRMEEMSTRMIKMEENFTKLMKQMEGNSQLMENFMNQNTDQKSFVIDLLNSITNVSATYLQKIKVRSESNSAQSTGTNPLLFNDTPLNHNVSNTNIMNGGTNLRKDDYSFVLNPNGIKRRKRNVVMPSTSTSANPNLNLNVPITDTPMNNVEPNINHLIHSMSESNISNLMQFRKMNPNALKRSNVANNNNNPLTNQMNMPPTSSNNNNNSNNNNAGSGSRPRRNSSHSNGGVDEEGYQEDDDEDEDEGRPKTKIKSTQDDDEEDFTDDEEEDVEDDYDSLDDDEEDEIDEDVMDPTKSGNNKKKSNKKKRKRIDSKLQNNRLVPILSASKDLNSINTGNGVGNNSVNGESKANAMVNRGDVEMNDSTRPDLNYTLIKAPSSVRTIWVEYLYGVNGNPSIRFLEEKYGNKWRLMRNKKTFSRRKRLYKFILNGIEKGKTADEMIDILEERRVYRDEKGVLKKRTIGWLQQSLTGI
- the FLC3 gene encoding putative flavin adenine dinucleotide transporter (ancestral locus Anc_6.241); translation: MKLISRSWCCLFTTILILISHTVSAKRKLVATSLVTCMDGSQLSANSFDVIFNPDDRSLHYTLDMTTQIDSYITADIDVYAYGFKIITKNVDLCNINWKQFCPVHPGAIQIDSIEYISKEYVDEIPGIAYNVPDIDAYAKIKVFNRDDKSQYLACIQIFFSNGKTVNQTGVKWATAVVAGIGLLLSAILSTFGNSIAASHISANTMSLFLYFQSVAVIGMLHVHRVPPIAAAWVENLVWSMGLIKINFMQRIFRWYVQSTGGTPTLYLTATTMSVLTQRSFEYLEQMEVFKRAVDVLYGNQNTLIFRGIKRLAYRMGIENTAVVCTGFTFFVLCGYVLAGFIIICKYSVELGIRLGWIHNKNKLLGFRTNWRIILKGSLLRYIYIGFVQLTILSLWEFTERDSAAVIVIACLFLILSIGLMLWAAYRTVYFARKSINIYNNPAALLYGDQYVLDKYGFFYTMFNAKHYWWNVLLLSYVFVKSLFVGLAQASGQTQALVIWIIDLFYFVAIIYYKPYLDKPTNILNILIATVTVVNSFLFLFFSDLFGQSYAVSAIMGWVFFILNAAFSFILLMMILAFTGLMIFSKNPDIRFKPAKDDRNSFQRNSINPDGMVDDKVANELLALGNVANSHKENWADQLNTNVNVEDTQIPNVDSYNEEHMGISSSTNDTSNLSSGDNEKLPLTSFPQKLLRKLSMKKNEKSKKNGSTDHLGLTKSENMSTDELSTEPTSRKPYPGIASHTRGASDSHNGLMTSFEREQDPFHLEEPNINENPFDDQNLQSASPSVSALNNKDGSLDTMPVSENVAKATNLFSDSTFL